A single Silvibacterium dinghuense DNA region contains:
- a CDS encoding M28 family peptidase: MRLALALFLLVAAVPAVAQRHPRDGELHDADTTAWWHTTEALSNDAMEGRDTGSAAYQRAAEYVADRFHKAGLSPAGEHGSYFQSVPMNQIEADPIASLFTLLRSNGDVVSIGFLTQITISPMAGLLPDTEAPLTFRGYCGKDAMQDIAGKIVVCFGTQRSGLPSGGERVANARAGHAAGLVNVDDPYFSIEPPRWPYAYARSVTLASESAPIKPETTPLPVMRLSAEAFTTWLKGTPYHAASLLETGGRQQPLPSFDIPARLHIHLRLGTRTLSSPNVLAVLPGSDPVLRDQYVVIAAHLDGYGYGTSVDGDALYNGTLDDAAYVALLIQFADDLKREHLQPKRSILFCAFTGEEKGLLGSSWFVEHPTVPASQLAADINLDQLRPLFPLHILTALAVDDTTLGATARKVGASMDIEIRPDREPERGLLRRADHYPFLRSGVPAIGFIFGYDPGTDAETRYREWYRVRYHRPQDDLTQPVDFDAAAKFDHFFYKLVEAVADDPKRPAILPESSFAKPSQK; the protein is encoded by the coding sequence GCGTCTCGCACTTGCCCTCTTTCTTCTCGTTGCAGCCGTTCCAGCTGTTGCACAGCGGCACCCCCGGGACGGTGAGCTCCACGATGCAGACACGACGGCCTGGTGGCACACCACGGAGGCGCTTTCGAATGATGCGATGGAGGGCCGGGACACCGGCTCTGCCGCGTATCAGCGCGCCGCCGAGTATGTTGCCGATCGTTTCCACAAGGCAGGGCTCAGCCCGGCCGGAGAGCATGGCAGCTACTTTCAGTCCGTCCCGATGAACCAGATCGAGGCCGATCCCATTGCTTCTCTCTTTACCCTGCTGCGCAGCAACGGCGACGTCGTTTCGATCGGCTTTCTCACGCAGATCACCATCTCACCCATGGCCGGCCTTCTTCCGGATACGGAAGCGCCGCTCACCTTCCGCGGCTATTGCGGCAAAGATGCCATGCAGGATATCGCCGGGAAGATTGTCGTCTGCTTTGGCACCCAGCGCAGCGGCCTGCCTTCCGGCGGAGAGCGCGTCGCCAACGCCCGTGCCGGTCATGCTGCTGGTCTCGTCAATGTGGACGATCCTTACTTCAGCATTGAGCCGCCACGCTGGCCCTACGCCTATGCCCGCAGCGTGACGCTTGCCTCGGAGTCCGCTCCGATAAAACCTGAAACGACGCCCCTGCCTGTGATGCGTCTCAGCGCCGAGGCTTTCACCACCTGGCTCAAGGGCACGCCTTACCATGCGGCTTCGCTCCTGGAGACTGGCGGCAGGCAGCAGCCGCTGCCATCTTTCGATATCCCGGCGCGCCTGCATATTCATCTGCGGCTCGGAACCCGCACCCTGAGTTCGCCGAACGTGCTGGCGGTTTTGCCCGGCTCTGACCCGGTGCTGCGCGATCAATATGTCGTGATCGCGGCGCACCTCGACGGCTATGGCTACGGCACCTCTGTCGATGGCGATGCTCTCTATAACGGCACGCTCGACGACGCTGCCTATGTGGCGCTGCTGATCCAGTTCGCCGACGACCTGAAGCGTGAACATCTCCAGCCGAAGCGCTCTATTCTCTTCTGTGCCTTTACCGGAGAGGAAAAAGGCTTGCTCGGCTCGAGCTGGTTTGTCGAGCATCCCACCGTGCCGGCTTCGCAGCTTGCTGCTGACATCAATCTCGACCAGCTCCGTCCGCTTTTTCCGCTGCATATCCTTACCGCGCTCGCGGTGGACGATACCACGCTGGGCGCGACTGCCCGTAAGGTCGGTGCGTCCATGGATATCGAGATTCGCCCGGACCGCGAGCCGGAGCGCGGTCTGCTGCGGCGCGCCGATCACTATCCCTTTCTGCGCAGTGGCGTGCCGGCTATCGGGTTTATCTTCGGCTACGATCCCGGCACGGATGCCGAGACCCGCTACCGCGAGTGGTACCGTGTCCGCTACCATCGCCCGCAGGACGACCTGACGCAGCCCGTGGACTTCGACGCTGCGGCGAAGTTCGATCATTTCTTTTACAAGCTGGTCGAAGCGGTGGCGGATGACCCAAAGCGTCCTGCCATTCTGCCGGAGAGCAGCTTCGCAAAGCCTTCCCAGAAGTAG
- a CDS encoding (2Fe-2S) ferredoxin domain-containing protein, which produces MPRFDRHVFVCTNFRAPEAARPSCTANGNSEIHTLMKDGVRAAGLGNRVRVNKSGCLDQCEHGPAVVVYPGEVWYGFVKPEDVPEIVSEHLVHGRPVERLRLPEGCLNTPSCPHRQPPPAKS; this is translated from the coding sequence TTGCCTCGTTTCGACCGCCATGTCTTTGTCTGCACCAACTTCCGCGCGCCGGAAGCAGCCCGCCCTTCCTGCACGGCCAATGGCAACAGTGAAATCCATACCCTCATGAAAGATGGCGTTCGCGCTGCCGGGCTCGGCAACCGCGTCCGCGTCAACAAGTCTGGCTGCCTCGACCAGTGCGAGCATGGTCCCGCGGTGGTCGTCTACCCGGGAGAGGTCTGGTACGGCTTCGTAAAGCCCGAGGATGTGCCCGAGATTGTCAGCGAGCACCTGGTCCATGGCCGCCCCGTGGAGCGCCTTCGCCTGCCCGAAGGATGCCTGAACACGCCGAGCTGCCCGCACCGGCAACCGCCCCCGGCCAAGTCGTAA
- a CDS encoding DUF507 family protein: protein MIFSREYVGYLARQTVRHLIDAKMIRTDKLPVVQERVQAGLQDELSLEDRINEEVRVILEAYQDEMRRTGAGYAEMFKKVKTELARKYKAVL from the coding sequence ATGATCTTTTCACGCGAATATGTGGGATATCTGGCACGGCAGACGGTGCGGCATCTGATCGACGCCAAGATGATCCGGACGGACAAGCTGCCCGTCGTTCAGGAGCGCGTCCAGGCGGGTTTGCAGGACGAACTGTCTCTTGAGGATCGCATCAACGAAGAGGTACGCGTCATCCTGGAGGCCTACCAGGACGAGATGCGGCGCACAGGAGCGGGCTACGCCGAGATGTTCAAGAAGGTGAAGACCGAGCTGGCGCGCAAGTACAAGGCGGTGCTGTGA
- the recJ gene encoding single-stranded-DNA-specific exonuclease RecJ, with product MTETARSRHVWLFPELDTRQAAALAHEAQLPQLIAELLVTRGITDAEAAQAFLHPSFDQLLDPYTMLGMEQAVARIQQAAAARETVLIYGDYDVDGTTAVVLLKTAIEMLGGVVRFHVPHRIREGYGMQREILEIAAREGVRLVISVDTGIRAFAAAEAAETLGLDLIVTDHHLPETAMGLPRARAILNPNQPDCGYACKYICGAGVAFKLSQALLEAKDRERARTKILPSFLKLLAIATVADAVPLLGENRAIVALGLEELRKPVNPGLRALMQVAQLDPARKRLTPFDIGFRLGPRINAAGRMDVASDVVELFTTRDPVQAQTLAAKLEQLNLDRRETEAAILAEILERVALPEFAESRCVVMDGEGWHRGVIGILASRIVDQTGKPALVLAHEDGEAYGSGRSVAGFHLLEAIESCHELFTRFGGHAHAVGFSLPSERVPELRARLAAYAANAITGEMTGPPLACQAELPLDRVTPATFAWLRRLEPMGMGNEEPVFVARDVRLAAPPRLMKERHVALQLAQGGNGKGIRALGWNWAARVTAMGLTVGSRVDVAYRMRENEHPEFGGLELEIADLQPLAD from the coding sequence GTGACGGAAACGGCTCGATCCCGGCACGTATGGCTTTTCCCTGAACTCGACACCCGGCAGGCAGCGGCGCTCGCACACGAGGCGCAGCTGCCTCAGCTGATTGCCGAGCTGCTTGTGACCCGCGGCATTACCGACGCCGAAGCGGCCCAGGCATTTCTACACCCCAGCTTCGACCAGCTGCTCGATCCCTACACCATGCTGGGCATGGAGCAGGCCGTGGCGCGCATCCAGCAGGCCGCAGCCGCACGCGAGACGGTGCTGATCTACGGCGACTATGACGTGGACGGCACAACCGCTGTGGTGCTGCTCAAGACGGCCATCGAGATGCTGGGCGGCGTGGTGCGCTTCCATGTACCGCATCGCATCCGCGAGGGCTACGGGATGCAGCGCGAAATCCTCGAGATCGCGGCCCGCGAGGGCGTGCGCCTGGTCATCAGCGTGGATACCGGCATCCGCGCCTTTGCCGCGGCCGAGGCCGCCGAGACGCTGGGACTGGACCTGATTGTGACCGATCACCATCTGCCGGAGACGGCCATGGGGCTGCCACGGGCACGGGCGATCCTGAACCCGAACCAGCCGGACTGCGGCTATGCGTGCAAGTACATCTGCGGCGCGGGCGTGGCCTTCAAACTGTCCCAGGCTCTGCTCGAAGCCAAAGATCGCGAACGGGCGCGGACGAAGATTCTGCCCTCTTTTCTGAAACTGCTGGCGATTGCCACGGTCGCCGACGCAGTGCCTTTGCTGGGCGAGAACCGCGCCATCGTCGCGCTGGGGCTCGAAGAGCTGCGCAAGCCGGTGAACCCGGGGCTGCGTGCCCTGATGCAGGTGGCGCAGCTCGATCCGGCGCGCAAGCGGCTCACCCCTTTCGATATCGGCTTTCGGCTGGGACCGCGCATCAACGCAGCGGGACGTATGGATGTCGCCTCGGACGTGGTGGAGCTCTTCACCACCCGCGACCCGGTACAGGCGCAGACGCTGGCCGCCAAGCTTGAACAATTGAATCTAGACCGGCGCGAGACCGAGGCTGCGATTCTTGCCGAGATTCTCGAACGCGTGGCGCTCCCGGAGTTCGCAGAGAGCCGCTGCGTCGTGATGGACGGCGAGGGGTGGCATCGAGGCGTCATCGGCATCCTGGCTTCGCGGATCGTGGACCAGACGGGCAAGCCTGCGCTGGTGCTGGCACATGAAGACGGCGAAGCCTACGGGTCGGGACGCTCGGTTGCGGGCTTCCATCTGCTGGAGGCAATCGAGAGCTGCCACGAGCTGTTCACGCGCTTCGGCGGCCATGCGCATGCGGTAGGCTTTTCCCTGCCCTCGGAGCGCGTGCCGGAGCTGCGGGCGCGGCTGGCTGCCTATGCCGCAAATGCCATCACAGGAGAAATGACGGGACCTCCGCTCGCGTGCCAGGCCGAACTACCGCTGGATCGCGTGACGCCGGCGACTTTCGCCTGGCTACGCCGCCTGGAACCCATGGGTATGGGCAACGAGGAGCCGGTGTTTGTGGCACGCGATGTGCGCCTGGCTGCGCCTCCTCGCCTGATGAAGGAGCGGCATGTGGCCCTGCAACTCGCGCAGGGGGGCAACGGTAAGGGAATTCGAGCACTGGGCTGGAACTGGGCCGCCCGAGTGACGGCGATGGGGCTGACTGTAGGCTCACGCGTGGATGTGGCTTACCGGATGCGCGAAAACGAGCATCCGGAATTTGGCGGCCTGGAGCTGGAGATCGCCGACCTGCAGCCACTGGCTGACTGA